From Vanrija pseudolonga chromosome 1, complete sequence, a single genomic window includes:
- the CYP3_0 gene encoding Peptidyl-prolyl cis-trans isomerase H: MSIPEPPAGHTRPVVFFDIAIGDTAAGRVKMELFSDITPKTAENFRQLCTGEHRVNSVPQGYKKATFHRVIPQFMIQGGDFIRHDGTGTFSIYGAQFDDENFQIKHTGPGLLSMANSGPNTNGCQFFVTTAPAEFLDGKHTVFGRVIEGLLTIRKVENVPTGANNRPKMTVRITECGEM, encoded by the exons ATGTCCATTCCCGAGCCCCCAGCAGGACACACGCGCCCCGTGGTCTTCTTTGACATTGCAATCGGTGACACGGCAGCCGGGCGAGTCAAGATGG AGCTCTTCAGCGACATCACGCCAAA GACGGCAGAGAACTTCCGCCAGCTGTGCACCGGCGAGCATCG CGTCAATAGCGTTCCTCAAGGATACAAGAAGGCGACTTTCCACCG CGT GATCCCCCAGTTCATGATCCAAGGCGGAGACTTCATTCGTCACGACGGAACAGGCACCTTCTCCATCTACGGCGCACAgtttgacgacgagaacTTCCAGATCAAGCACACTGGCCCTGGACTGCTCTCcatg GCCAACTCTGGCCCCAACACCAACGGATGCCAGTTCTTCGTCACGACGGCCCCCGCCGAGttcctcgacggcaagcacACCGTGTTTGGACGCGTCATTGAGGGTCTCTTGACGATCCGCAAGGTGGAGAACGTGCCAACGGGAGCGAACAACAG ACCCAAGATGACTGTGCGGATAACGGAGTGCGGAGAGATGTGA
- the DYS1 gene encoding Deoxyhypusine synthase, giving the protein MSNNEAHASVLTPSEEIPKDAVHVKGPDFSNPIDLETLLKGYQTIGFQATGLAKAIEVIEKMRQERSNPEEPLRLFLGYTSNLISSGLREIILFLAKNKLIDALVTTAGGVEEDFVKCLGSTILGDFHLDGAGLRKKGLNRIGNLLVPNSNYCAFEDWIMPILDQMVKEQEGPEKEHWTPSKVINRLGKEINNEESVYYWCWKNDIPVFCPALTDGSLGDMMYFHTYKADPAPLNVDIVGDIRRLNDMSVKSKQAGMIVLGGGVCKHQIANAMLFSVQRNGADYAVYINTGQEYDGSDSGARPDEAVSWGKIRANAQSVKVYADATLVFPLVVAATFGKAHWAAAAKAKSEAEAVKAQQ; this is encoded by the exons ATGTCCAATAACGAGGCCCACGCCAGTGTCCTGACGCCGTCCGAGGAGATCCCCAAGGATGCGGTCCACGTCAAGGGCCCCGACTTCTCAAACCccatcgacctcgagacTCTCCTCAAGGGCTACCAGACCATCGGCTTCCAGGCGACCGGCCTCGCCAAGGCGATCGAGGTCATTGAGAAGATG AGGCAAGAGCGGTCCAACCCCGAGGAGCCCCTGCGCCTCTTCCTTGGCTACACCTCGAACCTCATCTCGTCTGGTCTCCGCGAGAtcatcctcttcctcgccaagAACAAGCTCATTGACGCGCTTGTCACTACGGCCGgcggtgtcgaggaggacTTTGTCAAGTGCCTCGGATCCACCATTCTGGGTGACTTCCACCTTGACGGAGCTGGCCTGCGTAAGAAGGG CCTGAACCGCATTGGTAACCTCCTCGTCCCCAACTCAAACTACTGCGCTTTCGAGGACTGGATCATGCCTATTCTGGACCAGATGGTCAAGGAGCAGGAGGGCCCTGAAAAGGAGCACTGGACTCCCAGCAAGGTCATCAAccgcctcggcaaggagATCAACAACGAGGAGAGCGTCTACTACTGGTGCTGGAAG AATGACATCCCCGTGTTCTGCCCGGCACTCAccgacggctcgctcggcgacatgATGTACTTCCACACGTACAAGGCGGACCCTGCTCCGCTCAACGTCGACATTGTTGGCGACATTCGCCGCCTCAACGACATGAGCGTCAAGTCCAAGCAGGCCGGTATGATTGTTCTCGGTGGAGGTGTGTGCAAGCACCAGATTGCCAACGCCATGCTCTTT AGCGTGCAGAGGAACGGTGCCGACTACGCCGTCTACATCAACACTGGACAGGAG TACGACGGCTCCGACTCTGGTGCTCgccccgacgaggccgtgtcATGGGGAAAGATCCGGGCAAACGCCCAGAGCGTCAAG GTGTACGCCGACGCGACTCTTGTCttccccctcgtcgtcgcggctaCGTTTGGCAAGGCTCACTgggctgccgctgccaaggccaagagcgaggccgaggcagtcAAGGCTCAGCAGTGA
- the DNAJC17 gene encoding DnaJ subfamily C member 17 — MALLSDEEKAIDPYTLLGVEVTATDKVVQKAYRKLSLKCHPDKNPGPDAAAMFHQITLALNMLLDPAKRKFLDTKLEQSRAQAARYAEMQGKRKAGVDDLLRREEEANKRRRDAALARQAAADEEAVREAGRRLVEERQRAMYAAAAARAAPPEPAPAPSNAGSSNTPPPISEIDLTLRLQLPPDSSFASASELEGTIKAKYGPVSHVLLRDDKKPGKKSKGARAVVEFAPGNWGGCWACYVDNTGGRALEPGVKAKWAAGAEPAWVAWAASHGTPVAPKPAPAPVSAAPPSFSSAPSFGSAPSFGSAPDFLSAGGLDSALGRHEAERKAREAAKEAERTASDAFASATLLRMRQLERQMLAEKIRLEEEGEE, encoded by the exons ATGGCGCTGTTGTCAGACGAGGAAAAGGCCATCGACCCCTACACCCTCCTCGGGGTAGAGGTGACGGCCACTGACAAGGTCGTCCAGAAGGCGTACCGCAAGCTGTCGCTGAAATGCCATCcggacaag AACCCGgggcccgacgccgcggccatgTTCCACCAgatcacgctcgcgctcaacatgctcctcgaccccgcgaAGCGCAAGTTCCTCGACACCAAGCTCGAGCAAAGCCGCGCCCAGGCGGCGCGGTACGCCGAGATGCagggcaagcgcaaggctggTGTGGAT GACCTGCTCAggcgcgaggaagaggcgaACAAGCGGAGGCgggacgccgcgctcgcacggcaagcagccgccgacgaggaagcagtgcgcgaggcggggcggaggctggtcgaggagcgccagcgcgccatgtacgcggccgccgctgcgcgcgccgcgccgccagagccggcaccagcaccaagtaacgcaggcagcagcaacacgcCTCCGCCAATATCCGAGATCGACCTCACGCTGCGGCTACAGCTGCCGCCCGACTCGTCTTTTGCGAGCGCGTCTGAGCTCGAGGGCACCATCAAGGCCAAGTACGGCCCCGTGTCGcacgtgctgctgcgggaCGACAAGAAGCCGGGCAAGAAGAGCAAgggtgcgcgcgccgtcgtcgagttcGCGCCGGGTAACTGGGGCGGGTGCTGGGCGTGCTATGTCGACAACAcgggcggccgcgcgctcgagccgggCGTGAAGGCCAAGTGggccgccggggccgagccggcgtgggtcgcgtgggcggcgtcgcaCGGCACGCCGGTCGCGCCGAAGCCCGCACCTGCGCCCGTGTCAgccgcaccgccgtcgtTCAGCTCGGCACCATCGTTCGGCTCCGCACCGTCgttcggctcggcgccagaCTTCTTGAGTGCCGGCGGACTCGATTCGGCTCTGGGACGGCACGAGGCTGAACGCAAGGCccgcgaggcggccaaggaggccgagcgcaccgCGTCCGACGCGTTCGCTAGTGCTACTCTCTTACGTATGCGCCAGCTCGAACGGCAGATGCTCGCGGAGAAGATTAggctggaggaggaaggagaagaGTAG
- the mad1 gene encoding Spindle assembly checkpoint component mad1 yields the protein MERPTPSSSRIPTTLRSGVARTPSTLRTPTASSLGKRAATEAGLADDPLVARKALSASKARETTLERRILELQRSLQQRTEELEETRSLNERLKTERHILLEGETKEKNEGEKREKAWETERKQAIAKIGELRRARNTLGAELEEVNHQHQSLTARYHNLSNSSKSEISLLENRVKDIERERDELRQWQRRAEALSIQLEEEKRKAQDGARRREDAAADRKGDEVVRGELRRQSQNLVSLQHANDSLQAELVDLRRWKKDADAHDRVAKDTERTLKDEVRSLHEQLERARREVDSLTQTFPSDQAASEDASTLQHRLSALSTLHAETEAKLTAKSKETDELHARLATVARDSQSANLALAKRAEEAERELRWAKEGRRRAEVQESLARNELQSYVELGTNPSSASGSGDSAARVTQLESLLESYKSQLEGLARDTRDVEDRVSRGAGLVKLSELEEAREAISRHEAAATELQQTIDQLIEANTKLDAEVTNLMQRVASGEYNPARERLLELRNNPAAKIHAVRTEQLEALKAENTALLGRLAAVDNEPAGQDAESRGLVPRESFDRLVKEKTDQEAAHEKRLLRLKEIFGLKSREFLEAVYSLLGWRIRFDESGADIRLTSMYAPKGKMGLTLKFTSHEGHFGTMQMTGGMARGLEEARDFWVTERQSIPGFLAQVTTEMFEKTTIGRAAGYVGLE from the exons ATGGAGCGACCTACTCCCAGCAGCTCTCGCATCCCGACAACGCTGAGATCGGGAGTTGCCAGAACACCAAGCACATTACGAACACCAACCGCCTCCTCACTAGGAAAGCGAGCTGCAACGGAAGCTGGCTTAGCTGATG ACCCCTTGGTCGCACGCAAGGCTCTGAGCGCTTCCAAGGCTCGTGAAACTACCCTTGAGAGGCGCATCCTGGAGCTGCAGAGGAGCCTCCAGCAGCGcaccgaggagctggaggagaCTCGCAGCCTCAACGAGCGTCTCAAGACTGAGCGGCATATCCTGCTGGAGGGCGAGACAAAGGAGAAGaacgagggcgagaagcgcgagaaggcATGGGAAACAGAGAGG AAACAGGCCATCGCAAAGatcggcgagctgcggcgagcgaggaacaccctcggcgccgagctcgaggaggtcaatCACCAGCACCAGTCCCTCACCGCACGGTATCACAACCTCAGCAACTCGTCAAAGTCGGAGATTTCATTACTCGAGAACCGCGTCAAGGAtattgagcgcgagcgtgacgAGCTCAGGCAATggcagcgacgcgccgaggccctctCGATCcagctggaggaggagaagcgcaaggctcAAGATGGGGCTCGCCGGCGGGAGGATGCCGCAGCTGATCGtaagggcgacgaggtggttCGAGGCGAGTTGCGAC GCCAATCCCAGAACCTGGTCTCTCTCCAACACGCCAACGACTCTCTGCAAGCTGAGCTAGTGGACCTCCGCCGCTGGAAGAAGGATGCGGATGCCCACGACCGCGTCGCAAAGGATACCGAGCGGACGTTGAAGGACGAGGTTCGCTCCTTGCACGAGCAGCTTgaacgcgcgcgcagagAAGTCGA CTCTCTCACTCAGACCTTCCCATCCGACCAGGCAGCATCAGAGGATGCCTCGACACTCCAGCATCGTCTTTCAGCCCTGTCCACTCTCCACGCTGAGACCGAGGCAAAACTCACCGCCAAGAGCAAGGAAACGGATGAACTCCACGCCCGTCTTGCGACCGTTGCCCGAGACAGCCAGAGCGCCAATCTGGCTCttgccaagcgcgccgaagAAGCAGAGCGTGAGCTCCGATGGGCCAAGgagggtcgacgacgtgccgaggTTCAGGAGAGCCTTGCCAGGAATGAACTGCAGAGCtacgtcgagctcggcaccaacccctcgtcggcatccgGCTCCGGTGATAGTGCTGCTCGAGTCACACAGCTGGAGTCGCTCCTCGAGTCGTACAAGTCTCAGCTCGAGGGACTCGCGCGTGACACGAGGGATGTGGAGGACCGCGTCtctcgcggcgccggcctcgtcaagctttccgagctggaggaggcgcgcgaaGCCATTTCGAggcacgaggcggccgcgaccgagCTCCAGCAAACCATCGATCAGCTCATCGAGGCCAACACgaagctcgacgccgaggtgacAAACCTCATGCAGCGTGTCGCCTCGGGCGAGTACAACCCTGCCCGggagcgcctcctcgagctgcgcaacAACCCTGCCGCCAAGATCCATGCCGTTCGTaccgagcagctcgaggctcTCAAGGCGGAGAACACTGCTCTTCTCGGACgtctcgctgccgtcgacaACGAACCTGCTGGACAAGATGCCGAGTCTCGGGGCCTTGTTCCTCGCGAGAGCTTTGACAGGCTGGTCAAGGAGAAGACAGACCAGGAAGCAGCTCATGAGAAGCGCCTGCTTCGTCTCAAGGAG ATCTTCGGCCTCAAGTCGCGCGAGTTCTTGGAAGCCGTCTACTCCCTTCTCGGATGGCGCATCCGCTTTGACGAGTCTGGTGCCGACATTCGCCTGACGAGCATGTATGCTCCCAAGGGCAAGATGGGCCTCACACTCAAGTTCACCTCGCACGAGGGCCATTTTGGCACCATGCAGATGACGggcggcatggcgcgcgGTCTCGAGGAGGCACGCGACTTTTGGGTCACGGAGCGACAGAGCATTCCTGGCTTCTTGGCACAGGTGACGACTGAGATGTTTGAGAAGACGACG ATTGGACGGGCAGCTGGCTACGTGGGCCTGGAGTAG
- the PAN3_1 gene encoding PAN2-PAN3 deadenylation complex subunit PAN3, with translation MAAPARSAAIQIVRPTETFKGADTPEKAKKDATQRLCRNVLIYGSCRFQDQGCAYYHPLPGTDGAAAAPAVTAAPAPAPSPAPATPKSSLNPAAATYATPENNKETRPAIGAEHLAAPVFVPKTPITDTSPQATARPALAEWTNAPSFTPPVPQTPAEGMHPAGLGYDEGLNFEPGHAIDGMYMGGPAPMRVQLDQHLYTAPLPHVATRQPMHSFFIPDDLRRMIHARQEATYANPGISAGLPSEVHVYHSLVPLGNPNPSISRVYHHPAPVYRANSTVDGNVYALRRIEGFKLSNEAAFSAVEAWRQIRHANIVGLREAFTNKAFNDNCGFKTHARRCPNPLALVIVYDFHPNSTTIADEWLSAEAVNRRRQSVQPIPERIIWSYVIQIANALKAVHTAGLAVRTLDATKVLITGKNRIRINGVGILDVLAFDSNTSVHLFQQDDLLNFGQLLLSLCCDFLQPGQHFAAGLDYIGRAYSLDLKQLVGYLLGKPTALKTIDEVLRLAGPRILNELDAIQTYNDVLENDLGAEVENGRIARLLTKLGFINERPEFEMDPQWSESGDRYVLKLFRDYVFHQVGPDGKPVLDLSHVLTTLNKLDAGARSREKIMLVSRDSQSCLVVEYRDIYKCIESAYSELRSASKQPHHPRR, from the exons ATGgcggcgcccgcccgctctGCGGCCATCCAGATTGTCCGTCCCACCGAGACGTTCAAGGGGGCCGACACGCctgagaaggccaagaaAG ATGCGACCCAGAGACTGTGCCGAAACGTGCTGATCTACGG ATCTTGCCGGTTCCAGGACCAGGGA TGCGCATACTACCACCCCCTG CCCGGCACCGATGGTGCTGCAGCTGCCCCTGCAGTGACAGCTGCTCCAGCACCGGCACCTTCGCCCGCCCCTGCGACGCCCAAGTCGAGTCTTAA CCCCGCCGCTGCGACGTACGCTACACCTGAAAACAACAAGGAGACCCGCCCTGCTATCGGTGCCGAGCACCTCGCAGCCCCAGTGTTTGTTCCCAAGACTCCTATCACGGACACCTCTCCTCA GGCAACGGCTCGACCTGCTCTTGCCGAGTGGACCAACGCCCCATCGTTTACTCCGCCAGTGCCTCAGACTCCAGCTGAAGGGATGCACCCGGCCGGTTTGGGTTACGACGAGGGCCTCAACTTTGAGCCCGGCCACGCTATCGACGGCATGTACATGGGTGGCCCGGCTCCGATGCGTGTT CAGCTCGACCAGCACCTGTACACTGCACCCCTACCCCACGTTGCGACACGCCAGCCGATGCACTCGTTCTTTATCCCCGACGACCTGCGCCGCATGATTCACGCACGTCAGGAGGCGACCTACGCCAACCCTGGCATCTCGGCTGGCCTTCCCTCCGAGGTGCATGTGTACCACTCGCTCGTTCCATTGGGCAACCCGAACCCGTCAATCAGCCGTGTCTATCATCATCCCGCGCCTGTCTACCGTGCGAACAGCACTGTCGACGGCAACGTCTACGCCCTGCGCCGGATTGAGG GTTTCAAACTCTCCAACGAGGCTGCGTtctcggccgtcgaggcaTGGCGCCAGATCCGCCATGCCAACATTGTAGGGCTTCGGGAGGCGTTCACGAACAAGGCGTTCAATGACAACTGTGGGTTCAAAACGCACGCAAGGAGGTGTCCTAACCCATTAGCGCTTGTTATTGTCTACGACTTCCACCCGAACTCTACGACCATTGCTGACGAGTGGTTGAGTGCCGAGGCTGTCAatcgccgtcgccagagTGTGCAGCCCATCCCAGAGCGCATCATCTGGAGCTATGTGATCCAAATCGCCAACGCGCTCAAGGCTGTTCACACTGCTGGCCTCGCGGTTCGCACCCTCGACGCAACCAAGGTCCTGATTACGGGCAAGAACCGCATCCGTATCAACGGAGTAGGGATCCTCGATGTCCTGGCGTTTGACAGTAATACGTCTGTCCACCTGTTCCAGCAGGATGACCTTCTCAACTTTGGCCAGCTGCTCCTGTCCCTCTGCTGCGACTTCCTGCAGCCTGGTCAGCACTTTGCCGCAGGTCTCGACTACATCGGCAGAGCATACTCGCTGGACCTCAAGCAGCTGGTTGGATACCTTCTTGGCAAGCCCACGGCTCTGAAGACTATCGACGAAGTTCTTCGTCTTGCGGGACCCCGGATCctcaacgagctcgacgcaATCCAGACCTAcaacgacgtgctcgagaacgacctcggcgccgaggtggagaatGGACGCATTGCCCGTCTTCTCACGAAGCTGGGCTTTATCAACGAGCGCCCGGA GTTCGAGATGGACCCCCAGTGGTCGGAGTCGGGCGACCGCTACGTCCTCAAGCTCTTCCGTGACTACGTGTTCCACCAGGTTGGACCGGACGGCAAGCCAGTGCTTGACCTCTCACATGTGCTCACTACCCTCAACAAG CTTGATGCCGGTGCCAGGTCGCGCGAGAAGATCATGCTCGTCTCTCGCGACAGCCAGTCGTGCCTGGTGGTCGAGTATCGAGACATCTACAAGTGCATCGAGTCGGCTTACAG CGAACTGCGTAGTGCGAGTAAGCAGCCGCACCACCCACGCCGCTGA
- the PAN3_1 gene encoding PAN2-PAN3 deadenylation complex subunit PAN3, with translation MAAPARSAAIQIVRPTETFKGADTPEKAKKDATQRLCRNVLIYGSCRFQDQGCAYYHPLPGTDGAAAAPAVTAAPAPAPSPAPATPKSSLNPAAATYATPENNKETRPAIGAEHLAAPVFVPKTPITDTSPQATARPALAEWTNAPSFTPPVPQTPAEGMHPAGLGYDEGLNFEPGHAIDGMYMGGPAPMRVQLDQHLYTAPLPHVATRQPMHSFFIPDDLRRMIHARQEATYANPGISAGLPSEVHVYHSLVPLGNPNPSISRVYHHPAPVYRANSTVDGNVYALRRIEGFKLSNEAAFSAVEAWRQIRHANIVGLREAFTNKAFNDNSLVIVYDFHPNSTTIADEWLSAEAVNRRRQSVQPIPERIIWSYVIQIANALKAVHTAGLAVRTLDATKVLITGKNRIRINGVGILDVLAFDSNTSVHLFQQDDLLNFGQLLLSLCCDFLQPGQHFAAGLDYIGRAYSLDLKQLVGYLLGKPTALKTIDEVLRLAGPRILNELDAIQTYNDVLENDLGAEVENGRIARLLTKLGFINERPEFEMDPQWSESGDRYVLKLFRDYVFHQVGPDGKPVLDLSHVLTTLNKLDAGARSREKIMLVSRDSQSCLVVEYRDIYKCIESAYSELRSASKQPHHPRR, from the exons ATGgcggcgcccgcccgctctGCGGCCATCCAGATTGTCCGTCCCACCGAGACGTTCAAGGGGGCCGACACGCctgagaaggccaagaaAG ATGCGACCCAGAGACTGTGCCGAAACGTGCTGATCTACGG ATCTTGCCGGTTCCAGGACCAGGGA TGCGCATACTACCACCCCCTG CCCGGCACCGATGGTGCTGCAGCTGCCCCTGCAGTGACAGCTGCTCCAGCACCGGCACCTTCGCCCGCCCCTGCGACGCCCAAGTCGAGTCTTAA CCCCGCCGCTGCGACGTACGCTACACCTGAAAACAACAAGGAGACCCGCCCTGCTATCGGTGCCGAGCACCTCGCAGCCCCAGTGTTTGTTCCCAAGACTCCTATCACGGACACCTCTCCTCA GGCAACGGCTCGACCTGCTCTTGCCGAGTGGACCAACGCCCCATCGTTTACTCCGCCAGTGCCTCAGACTCCAGCTGAAGGGATGCACCCGGCCGGTTTGGGTTACGACGAGGGCCTCAACTTTGAGCCCGGCCACGCTATCGACGGCATGTACATGGGTGGCCCGGCTCCGATGCGTGTT CAGCTCGACCAGCACCTGTACACTGCACCCCTACCCCACGTTGCGACACGCCAGCCGATGCACTCGTTCTTTATCCCCGACGACCTGCGCCGCATGATTCACGCACGTCAGGAGGCGACCTACGCCAACCCTGGCATCTCGGCTGGCCTTCCCTCCGAGGTGCATGTGTACCACTCGCTCGTTCCATTGGGCAACCCGAACCCGTCAATCAGCCGTGTCTATCATCATCCCGCGCCTGTCTACCGTGCGAACAGCACTGTCGACGGCAACGTCTACGCCCTGCGCCGGATTGAGG GTTTCAAACTCTCCAACGAGGCTGCGTtctcggccgtcgaggcaTGGCGCCAGATCCGCCATGCCAACATTGTAGGGCTTCGGGAGGCGTTCACGAACAAGGCGTTCAATGACAACT CGCTTGTTATTGTCTACGACTTCCACCCGAACTCTACGACCATTGCTGACGAGTGGTTGAGTGCCGAGGCTGTCAatcgccgtcgccagagTGTGCAGCCCATCCCAGAGCGCATCATCTGGAGCTATGTGATCCAAATCGCCAACGCGCTCAAGGCTGTTCACACTGCTGGCCTCGCGGTTCGCACCCTCGACGCAACCAAGGTCCTGATTACGGGCAAGAACCGCATCCGTATCAACGGAGTAGGGATCCTCGATGTCCTGGCGTTTGACAGTAATACGTCTGTCCACCTGTTCCAGCAGGATGACCTTCTCAACTTTGGCCAGCTGCTCCTGTCCCTCTGCTGCGACTTCCTGCAGCCTGGTCAGCACTTTGCCGCAGGTCTCGACTACATCGGCAGAGCATACTCGCTGGACCTCAAGCAGCTGGTTGGATACCTTCTTGGCAAGCCCACGGCTCTGAAGACTATCGACGAAGTTCTTCGTCTTGCGGGACCCCGGATCctcaacgagctcgacgcaATCCAGACCTAcaacgacgtgctcgagaacgacctcggcgccgaggtggagaatGGACGCATTGCCCGTCTTCTCACGAAGCTGGGCTTTATCAACGAGCGCCCGGA GTTCGAGATGGACCCCCAGTGGTCGGAGTCGGGCGACCGCTACGTCCTCAAGCTCTTCCGTGACTACGTGTTCCACCAGGTTGGACCGGACGGCAAGCCAGTGCTTGACCTCTCACATGTGCTCACTACCCTCAACAAG CTTGATGCCGGTGCCAGGTCGCGCGAGAAGATCATGCTCGTCTCTCGCGACAGCCAGTCGTGCCTGGTGGTCGAGTATCGAGACATCTACAAGTGCATCGAGTCGGCTTACAG CGAACTGCGTAGTGCGAGTAAGCAGCCGCACCACCCACGCCGCTGA
- the uvi31 gene encoding UV-induced protein uvi31 has protein sequence MLSTRPPSLLKRLWLSTLRPRAEPLAARPRIMSAPAAPASTEAAGGRTAVRIPGPVETAIQSKLIEAFQPQLIRVSNDSSKHAHHAAMRAQGGGNGETHFAVAIVSEAFKGQTQIARHRKVNGLLKDEFDAGLHALSLRLKTPEEWERDEAAAAAA, from the exons ATGCTCTCCACGCGCCCTCCGTCCCTCCTCAAGCGCCTGTGGCTCTCGACCCTCCGTCCCCGCGCGGAACCGCTCGCCGCCAGACCAAGAATCATGTCCGCTCCAGCGGCGCCTGCGTCGACCGAGGCCGCTGGTGGCCGCACTGCGGTCCGCATCCCTGGCCCTGTGGAGACGGCCATTCAGTCAAAG CTCATCGAGGCCTTCCAACCCCAGCTTATTCGCGTCTCGAACGACTCGTCAAAACAcgcgcaccacgccgccatgCGCGCACAGGGTGGAGGCAATGGCGAGACCC ACTTCGCCGTCGCGATCGTGTCCGAGGCCTTCAAGGGGCAGACCCAGATTGCCCGCCACCGCAAGGTCAATGGCCTCCTGAAGGACGAGTTTGATGCGGGCCTCCATGCCCTCTCCCTTCGCCTCAAGACACCCGAGGAGTGGGAACGTGATGaagctgctgcggcggcggcataG